The following proteins are co-located in the Cupriavidus pauculus genome:
- the cysT gene encoding sulfate ABC transporter permease subunit CysT has product MPPSISLAEAPPPTAPAARLPAPASQRFTVLPGFGLSLGFTIFYLTLIVLIPLSSVFLKTFTMTWDGFWATISNPRVVASLELSFGASLVAAIVNTVFGLIVAWVLVRYRFFGKRFIDALVDLPFALPTAVAGIALTALFAGNGWIGRWLEPHGIKVAFTPLGVVVALTFIGLPFVVRTVQPVLEDVERELEEAAASLGASRLQTFRRVILPAILPALLTGFALSFARATGEYGSVVFISGNMPMVSEIAPLMIYSKLEQYDYAGATAVAVVMLLISFVLLLLINLLQAWTRRHQTGARAAALPDGNPEVN; this is encoded by the coding sequence ATGCCACCCTCGATTTCGCTGGCGGAAGCGCCGCCCCCCACGGCGCCCGCCGCGCGGCTGCCGGCTCCCGCCAGCCAGCGCTTTACCGTGTTGCCGGGCTTCGGGCTGTCGCTGGGCTTCACGATCTTCTACCTGACCCTGATCGTCCTGATTCCGCTGTCGTCGGTCTTCCTGAAGACGTTCACGATGACGTGGGACGGCTTCTGGGCCACGATCAGCAACCCGCGCGTGGTGGCGTCGCTGGAACTGAGCTTTGGCGCGTCGCTGGTGGCCGCCATCGTCAACACGGTGTTCGGGCTGATCGTGGCGTGGGTGCTGGTGCGCTACCGCTTCTTTGGCAAGCGGTTCATCGACGCGCTGGTGGACCTGCCGTTCGCGCTGCCGACGGCCGTGGCCGGTATCGCGCTGACCGCGCTGTTCGCCGGAAATGGCTGGATCGGCCGCTGGCTGGAGCCGCATGGCATCAAGGTGGCTTTCACGCCGCTGGGCGTGGTGGTGGCGCTGACGTTCATCGGGCTGCCGTTCGTGGTGCGCACGGTGCAGCCGGTGCTGGAAGACGTGGAGCGCGAACTGGAGGAAGCGGCGGCCAGCCTGGGCGCGTCGCGGCTGCAGACGTTCCGCCGCGTGATCCTGCCCGCCATCCTGCCGGCGCTGCTTACCGGCTTCGCGCTGTCCTTCGCGCGTGCCACCGGCGAGTACGGGTCGGTGGTCTTCATCTCGGGCAACATGCCGATGGTCTCGGAAATCGCCCCGCTGATGATCTATTCCAAGCTCGAACAGTACGACTACGCGGGCGCCACGGCGGTGGCCGTGGTGATGCTGCTGATCTCGTTCGTGCTGCTGCTGCTGATCAACCTGCTGCAGGCCTGGACGCGCCGCCACCAGACCGGCGCCCGCGCCGCGGCGCTGCCCGACGGCAACCCGGAGGTGAACTGA
- a CDS encoding EAL domain-containing protein, protein MTTASALERYLETLPRQPEPGRELWRDARGQVQGQYFNCSLTSAFEPLVTLAGRDVVAHEGTIRTYADDGMGLAAWKLFAMAADDASLVSLDRLSRLVHAMNYFAAHGEHKLVLNVHNRLLAAVADDHGAAFRRALESLGLPIDRFVIQVPASANDDLPLLLHVVGNYRRNGFAVSLQASDPAEAGALMAHALPDWLKLDMRRLWTDRQLAGLRASADGAGVTLIGRRLQDDEAVARLQNAGIALGQGQAVAGAPVPARHLRDPLAADSTP, encoded by the coding sequence ATGACCACCGCTTCCGCACTCGAACGCTACCTTGAAACGCTGCCGCGCCAGCCCGAGCCGGGCCGCGAACTGTGGCGCGACGCGCGCGGGCAGGTGCAGGGCCAGTATTTCAACTGCTCGCTGACCAGCGCGTTCGAACCGCTCGTGACGCTGGCCGGGCGCGACGTGGTGGCCCACGAGGGCACCATCCGCACCTACGCCGACGACGGCATGGGCCTGGCCGCGTGGAAGCTGTTCGCGATGGCCGCCGACGACGCCTCGCTGGTGTCGCTGGACCGCCTGTCCCGGCTGGTGCACGCGATGAACTACTTTGCGGCGCATGGCGAGCACAAGCTCGTGCTCAACGTGCACAACCGGCTGCTGGCGGCCGTGGCCGACGACCACGGCGCGGCGTTCCGGCGGGCGCTGGAATCGCTGGGCCTGCCGATCGACCGTTTCGTGATCCAGGTGCCCGCCAGCGCCAACGACGACCTGCCGCTGCTGCTGCACGTGGTGGGCAACTACCGCCGCAACGGGTTTGCGGTGAGCCTGCAGGCATCGGACCCGGCCGAGGCCGGCGCGCTGATGGCCCACGCGCTGCCCGACTGGCTCAAGCTCGACATGCGCCGGCTGTGGACCGACCGCCAGCTGGCCGGCCTGCGCGCCAGCGCCGACGGCGCGGGCGTCACGCTGATCGGGCGGCGGCTGCAGGACGACGAGGCGGTGGCGCGGCTGCAGAACGCCGGCATCGCGCTCGGGCAGGGCCAGGCCGTGGCGGGCGCGCCGGTGCCGGCACGGCACTTGCGAGACCCGCTGGCGGCGGACAGTACCCCATAA
- a CDS encoding CysB family HTH-type transcriptional regulator encodes MNFQQLRSIREAVRRQFNLTEVANALYTSQPGVSRQIRELEEELGVEIFERYGKRLTGLTEPGREIVRIVERLLLEAENLRQAGDEFAGRHTGRLTVATTHTQARYALPKVVQSFRREYPHVTLALQEASPSHIVELLLTGQADIGIATEAVASEAGLTSFEAYSWQHVIVVSPDHPLTRLPEPTLEDLSNFPIITYDAGFTGRRKIDGAFADAGLQPEIVLTAMDADVIKTYAELDLGVGIIASMAYDDRKDAGLVRISADHLFSPNTTSVAVRRGAYLRGYAHAFINMFAPHLSRDTVSTALAEASSRLAVAA; translated from the coding sequence ATGAACTTCCAGCAACTGCGGTCGATCCGCGAGGCGGTGCGCCGCCAGTTCAACCTGACCGAGGTGGCCAACGCGCTGTACACGTCGCAGCCGGGCGTGTCGCGCCAGATCCGCGAGCTGGAAGAGGAGCTGGGCGTCGAGATCTTCGAGCGCTACGGCAAGCGGCTGACCGGGCTGACCGAGCCGGGCCGCGAGATCGTGCGGATCGTCGAGCGCCTGCTGCTCGAAGCCGAGAACCTGCGCCAGGCCGGCGACGAGTTCGCGGGCCGCCATACCGGCCGGCTGACCGTGGCCACCACGCACACCCAGGCCCGCTACGCGCTGCCCAAGGTGGTGCAGAGCTTCCGCCGCGAATACCCGCACGTCACGCTGGCGCTGCAGGAGGCGTCGCCGTCGCATATCGTCGAACTGCTGCTGACGGGGCAGGCCGATATCGGCATCGCCACCGAGGCCGTGGCCAGCGAGGCCGGGCTGACGTCGTTCGAGGCGTATAGCTGGCAGCACGTGATCGTGGTCTCGCCGGACCACCCGCTGACGCGGCTGCCCGAGCCGACGCTGGAAGACCTGTCGAATTTCCCGATCATCACCTACGACGCCGGCTTCACGGGCCGCCGCAAGATCGACGGGGCCTTTGCCGATGCCGGGCTGCAGCCCGAGATCGTGCTGACGGCCATGGACGCCGACGTGATCAAGACCTACGCCGAGCTGGACCTGGGCGTGGGCATCATCGCGTCGATGGCCTACGACGACCGCAAGGACGCCGGGCTGGTGCGCATTTCGGCCGACCACCTGTTCTCGCCCAACACGACCAGCGTGGCCGTGCGGCGCGGGGCGTACCTGCGCGGCTACGCCCACGCGTTCATCAACATGTTCGCGCCGCACCTGTCGCGCGACACGGTGTCCACGGCGCTGGC
- the cysW gene encoding sulfate ABC transporter permease subunit CysW: MAGAVSRLGASGAHPPHEATGESPWVRYTLITVAVLFLALFLFVPLASVFYEALRKGADTYLSALTEPDAVEAIKLTLTVAAIAVPLNVVFGVAAAWAIAKFDFRGKNLLITLIDLPFSVSPVISGLIYVLMFGAQGWFGPWLAAHDIKIMFAVPGIVLATIFVTFPFVARELIPLMQSQGSEEEEAAIVLGASGWQTFWHVTLPNIRWGLLYGVILCNARAMGEFGAVSVVSGHIRGLTNTMPLHVEILYNEYNFAAAFAVASLLTLLALVTLGIKTLVEIRASRELQPEGQPS; this comes from the coding sequence ATGGCCGGAGCCGTTTCCCGCCTGGGCGCCTCGGGGGCCCACCCGCCGCACGAGGCCACCGGCGAATCGCCGTGGGTGCGCTACACGCTGATCACGGTGGCCGTGCTGTTCCTGGCGCTGTTCCTGTTCGTGCCGCTGGCGTCGGTGTTCTACGAGGCGCTGCGCAAGGGCGCCGATACCTACCTGTCCGCGCTGACCGAGCCCGACGCCGTGGAGGCCATCAAGCTGACGCTGACCGTGGCGGCCATCGCGGTGCCGCTGAACGTGGTGTTCGGCGTGGCGGCGGCGTGGGCCATCGCCAAGTTCGATTTCCGCGGCAAGAACCTGCTGATCACGCTGATCGACCTGCCGTTCTCGGTCTCGCCGGTGATCTCGGGCCTGATCTACGTGCTGATGTTCGGCGCGCAGGGCTGGTTCGGCCCGTGGCTGGCGGCGCACGACATCAAGATCATGTTCGCGGTGCCCGGCATCGTGCTGGCCACCATCTTCGTGACGTTCCCGTTCGTGGCGCGCGAGCTGATCCCGCTGATGCAGTCGCAGGGCAGCGAGGAAGAAGAGGCGGCCATCGTGCTGGGCGCGTCTGGCTGGCAGACGTTCTGGCACGTGACGCTGCCGAACATCCGCTGGGGCCTGCTGTACGGCGTGATCCTCTGCAACGCGCGGGCGATGGGCGAATTCGGCGCCGTGTCGGTGGTATCGGGCCATATCCGCGGCCTGACCAACACCATGCCGCTGCACGTGGAAATTCTCTACAACGAATACAACTTTGCGGCCGCGTTTGCGGTGGCGTCGCTGCTGACGCTGCTGGCGCTGGTCACGCTGGGCATCAAGACGCTGGTGGAAATCCGTGCCAGCCGCGAACTGCAACCGGAAGGGCAGCCATCATGA
- a CDS encoding RBBP9/YdeN family alpha/beta hydrolase, translating into MAASTLSGGVARVEVPRGLQILTVPGLHGSGPAHWQSRWEGLYPDWQRIEQHDWGRPSLPLWAERVSEGVSRALRVAPRGAVLVAHSFGCLATLRQASLDPVGIAGALLVAPADPDKFGVSALLPTWRLPFPTVLVASTNDPWMSQRTAFSWGTLWGSELVDAGALGHINADSQLDSWPAGQALLATLLQRIDSEGRILHMGDGSDTWEASAEVAQPTPYI; encoded by the coding sequence ATGGCAGCATCGACTCTATCGGGCGGTGTGGCGCGGGTGGAAGTGCCGCGCGGGCTGCAGATCCTGACGGTTCCGGGCCTGCACGGCAGCGGGCCGGCGCACTGGCAGAGCCGCTGGGAAGGGCTGTACCCGGACTGGCAGCGCATCGAGCAGCACGACTGGGGCCGGCCGAGCCTGCCGCTCTGGGCGGAGCGGGTGTCGGAAGGCGTGTCCCGCGCGCTGCGGGTGGCGCCGCGCGGCGCGGTGCTGGTCGCGCACAGCTTTGGCTGCCTGGCCACGCTGCGCCAGGCGTCGCTCGACCCGGTCGGCATCGCCGGCGCGCTGCTGGTGGCGCCGGCCGATCCGGACAAGTTCGGCGTCAGTGCGCTGCTGCCCACCTGGCGGCTGCCGTTCCCGACCGTGCTGGTCGCCAGCACCAACGATCCGTGGATGTCGCAGCGCACCGCGTTCAGCTGGGGCACGCTGTGGGGCAGCGAACTGGTCGACGCCGGCGCGCTGGGCCATATCAACGCCGATTCCCAGCTAGATAGCTGGCCGGCCGGGCAGGCGCTGCTGGCCACATTGCTGCAGCGCATTGATTCCGAGGGGCGGATTCTCCATATGGGTGACGGATCGGACACCTGGGAGGCGTCCGCAGAAGTCGCCCAGCCCACGCCTTATATCTAA
- a CDS encoding sulfate/molybdate ABC transporter ATP-binding protein: MSIQVRNVQKRFGDFVALDDVTLDFAEGELTALLGPSGCGKTTLLRIIAGLERADAGQVVLAGQDASTQHVRQRNVGFVFQHYALFKHMTVFENVAFGLRVKPRAERPSEAKIREKVQSLLELVQLDWLGDRYPSQLSGGQRQRIALARALAVEPRVLLLDEPFGALDAKVRKELRRWLRRLHDELHVTSVFVTHDQEEALEVADQVVLMNRGRVEQYGTPEAVYNHPATPFVFGFLGNVNLFHGRLEVGDTGGLLHTGEAVLPVVGSGFETAGDAVAYVRPHDLELERYAPGTDGIAVTLRRALTLGPVAQLELEREDNQDVIEVALPLERFRHQGFREGELLAVRPRQLRVFNRATTTEGVAR; encoded by the coding sequence ATGAGCATTCAGGTCAGGAACGTACAGAAGCGCTTTGGCGACTTTGTCGCGCTGGACGACGTCACGCTGGACTTTGCCGAAGGGGAACTGACGGCGCTGCTGGGGCCTTCGGGCTGCGGCAAGACCACGCTGCTGCGGATCATCGCCGGGCTGGAACGCGCCGATGCGGGCCAGGTGGTGCTGGCCGGGCAGGATGCGTCCACGCAGCACGTGCGCCAGCGCAACGTCGGCTTCGTGTTCCAGCACTACGCGCTGTTCAAGCACATGACCGTGTTCGAGAACGTCGCCTTCGGCCTGCGCGTGAAGCCGCGCGCCGAGCGGCCGTCGGAGGCGAAGATCCGCGAGAAGGTGCAGTCGCTGCTGGAACTGGTGCAGCTCGACTGGCTGGGCGACCGCTATCCGTCGCAGTTGTCGGGCGGGCAGCGCCAGCGCATCGCGCTGGCCCGCGCGCTGGCCGTGGAGCCGCGCGTGCTGCTGCTGGACGAGCCGTTCGGCGCGCTGGACGCCAAGGTACGCAAGGAACTGCGCCGCTGGCTGCGCCGGCTGCACGACGAACTGCACGTGACCAGCGTGTTCGTCACGCATGACCAGGAAGAGGCGCTGGAAGTGGCCGACCAGGTGGTGCTGATGAACCGGGGCCGCGTGGAGCAGTACGGCACGCCCGAGGCGGTCTACAACCATCCGGCCACGCCGTTCGTGTTCGGCTTCCTGGGCAACGTGAACCTGTTCCACGGCCGGCTGGAAGTGGGCGATACCGGCGGCCTGCTGCACACCGGCGAAGCCGTGCTGCCCGTGGTGGGCAGCGGCTTCGAGACGGCCGGCGACGCGGTGGCCTACGTCCGCCCGCACGACCTGGAACTGGAACGCTACGCGCCGGGCACCGACGGCATCGCCGTGACGCTGCGCCGCGCGCTGACGCTGGGCCCGGTGGCCCAGCTCGAACTCGAACGCGAGGACAACCAGGATGTGATCGAGGTGGCACTTCCGCTTGAACGCTTCCGCCATCAGGGCTTCCGCGAAGGCGAGCTGCTGGCCGTGCGGCCGCGCCAGCTCCGCGTGTTCAACCGCGCAACGACGACAGAAGGGGTGGCACGATGA